In Oryzias latipes chromosome 10, ASM223467v1, the genomic window GGAAACtgttaaaataatgaaacatgATGACAAACAATTATTTGGCCTGTGATAACTCCTGATGAAGAACAGTATGAAAATAATTAACTGTTAATTTTTAACTGAATCTGAATTCAAGTATTTATCCTGTAGATTCGACTAACTAAAAACTTGTTCAGGAATATCAACAGTCTTCAGGTCTCTTCAGTCTAAAGTCTGCAGCTCTGtcattttaggaaaaaacaaaagagatttCTTCAACCAAGGTGTTTAGCAAAACCTTTAAACTTTCCAATTGAAAAATCCAATAATCCTActattattgttaaaaaacaatacagaacaaaaaaaaacgaagtGGATATTTAATAGAATTAGATGATTTGATTACATTGGATAAACCTTCATGAAAATACTCAAATAAGTTTTCAATAATTAAAGTCTCCGTTAACGATGTACTAGCTATGTCAATTACtcacattaaaaattaaaagtataTAAATAGTCTGCATAATAAATCGCAACTGTATTGCTATCGCGATATCAAACTGTACATTATGCATAAACCTTAAAGGTTACCTTAAAGGTGCTAAAACAATCTGACAGTTTGAagaatttaacaaatcaaataaatctattCATGCATTTGACAAATCATTTAGACCCCTTCAAGTTGTTAAACAATTGGAtgaagcccttttatgttagatgttcgcctgcTATGTAGACTAGGGTTGTTTGGAGTATAAGTTAAgttattttgactcttatttaaattaaacttttgtagtgaaatggaaattatgtatttagttgttttgctatttgttcatgtattgcaagttatataatcatcgcaatattgatcattaatatcgcaGGTTTTCCTCACATCCTGCAGCCTTGCATTAAAAGTTTGTATCAAAACAGATACCAAATTAGAATTTTCAATTTAGGCTTTGAAACACTGCTATTGTTGCATCATTCTTcatcttaaaacaaaataaaattgcaatacgaaaaaaaaaggacaaacaaagaaaaaacctccATGAACAGAATTTCCCTTGGAAAGACAAAAAGCAACGTAACATACCTCAGAAGATTTATCATCATCTCCAAACACATCATCAAAGTCGGTGGGACTCTTCTTCAGAGTCTGGTCAGCAGGCAGCGTGTTGTCATTGTAAGAGGACACAAACTTAAAGTCACTGGTTCTAGATCCTGTTGTCAGGTACGCGTCATAATTGTAAGCGCTGCGTAAAGTTCCTGTGCCGTCAACATCTGCGTAATTAGGAGGCAGATAACCGCTGGGGATGGCAACTGCTCCATCAAACAACAGTCGGGGCTTTCTCCTTTGACAAAACCTCACAcccaagatgatgatgatgaaggtcaggaagaaggtggacacacaaaccagagcgATGATCAGATAGGAAGTCAGTTTGGAGTTCTTCTCATCGTAAGAAATATCCTTCAGTTCTGGCACCTCAGCCAAGTTATCCGAGATCAGTAAATACATGGCACAGGTGGCAGACAGAGAGGGCTGTCCGTTATCTTTGACTGCCACAATCAGGTTCTGTTTCATGCTGTCAGATTGGGAAATGTCCCGCTGCGTCCTGATCTCTCCACTGTGCAGACCAATGGTGAAAAGTCCTGGATCAGTGGATTTGACTATATGATAGGACAGCCAGGCGTTCTGTCCAGAGTCAGCGTCCACCGCGATCACTTTGGACACCAGAGAGCCTCCATGTGCAGCTTTGGGGACCAGCTCAGTCATGAAGGAGCTGCCCTCTGGGGCGGGGTACAGAATCTGAGGAGAGTTGTCGTTCACATCTGAGATGAATACACTGACACTCACGTTGCTGCTCAGCGGAGGAGAACCGTTGTCTCTGGCCATCACCTGCACTTGAAAACTCCTCAACTGTTCATAATCAAACGACCTGACAGCGTGGATCAGCCCTGTGTCTCCGTTCACAGAGACATAGGAGGACACCGGGGCTCCGTTCACCTCAGCAGCTAACAGAGAATAAATCACTGTACCGTTTTGTCTCCAGTCGGGGTCTCGAGCGCTCACAGAACATAAAGGGGAGCCAGCTTGGTTGTTTTCGCTCACATATGCACTGTACGACTGTTCCTCAAACACAGGTGGGTTGTCGTTGATGTCAGCTACAGATAAGTGAACAGTTTTAGACGAGGACAGAGGTGGAGAGCCCTCATCAGTGGCGCTGATGGTAATGTTGTAATCAGACACTAGTTCACGGTCCAGCTGTCCTGTGCTCACCACAGAATAATAGTTTTTGATGGAAGGAACCAACTTAAAAGGAGCGTTTCCTTGAATGGAGCAGCGGACCTGTCCGTTCTTGTCAGAGTCTCTGTCCTGCACATTAATGATGCCCACCTCTGTACCAGGAGGGGCGTTCTCTGGGATGGAGCTGGACAaggattttaataaaataacggGTGCATTATCATTTATATCCGTAATATAAATTTTTACTTTGGCATAGGAAGTTATTCCTAGTCCATCTTTTGCTGTGACCCGCAGCTCAAACAAGGACAGAGACTCAAAATCAACGGTTGCAGTCAATCTAATCTCAcctgttttttcatttatctcAAATTTAGATTTTGTGTCTTCTGAAATATGTCCAAAGTCATAAGTTACCTCTCCATTTAATCCCTCATCTGCATCATCAGCGCTCACTCTCATTACAACTGCACCTATTGGAGAGTTTTCAGGCAAACGGGCCTCATAGACGCTCTGACTGAACACTGGCACATTGTCATTTGCATCCAACACAGTCACGTGAATAATTACGGTACCTGATTTTGGAGGCGAACCACCATCCAAAGCTGTGAGGAGAAGATcgatttcctttattttttcacGATCAAGCTCTTTATTAAGAATAAGATCCACCGAATTAGTTTCAACGCCCAGTATAAAATTATCATTCCTCTGCAGGTTATATGTCTGCACTGAATATTGACCCACGTCCGCATCATGAGCTTCCTCGATAGGAAAACGAGCCCCTTTTCCTGCTGATTCCGAAATTTCTATCTTAATAAATTCCTTATTAAACCGTGGATAATTGTCATTTATGTCTTGAACGCGAATATTGATTCTATGTAGTTCTAGTGGATTCTCCAACATGAGTTCCTCTTTTAAAACGCAGGATGCTTTGTCTCCGCATAGACCCTCCCTGTCAATTCTACTCGCAACAATCAGATCACCGTTTGAGAGGTTTATAGCCACGTAAATCTTCCTGCTTCCATCGTTATCGATGCGAACTTTTCGATCGGACAGTTTGCCTGCCTCCAGACCTAAGTCTTTGGCGATGTTTCCAATTACTGATCCGCTTCGCATTTCCTCCGATACAGAGTAGCTGAGATCTCCGTTGGCAAGATTAAAAGAAAGCAACAAAGCGACGATTTGCGCTCCAAAGCCGATTGTCGCCAACATATTGTTGAAACAAGTCTTCAAGGTAAAGGagcaaaggtaaaaaaataaaaacaaaaaaacgacttGAATagaaaacgaaaacaaaaaacaatggttAGAAATCCGTGTGTCGATCTGCTGAAGAACACTGACTGCCAAATGCGTCACAGTGTATGGATTGGACAAAAGAGGTCTGCTACGGCTGGTGCACAGCGACATCGTGCGTAAATCCCTTTAATCTCACATCCAAACTGCATGTCGAAACCTTCTACCAACAATGAGGGACCCATAAACTTGAATCCCGTTGTGCGCTATACTGTCACAAGAATTAAAACtactagaaacatttttcacaGACTGTTGATATATTAAGGAGTATGCTGTATGCAGAAGACCCACGGGACCAAGAGACCAGGGAAAGAACAATGGACGCAAAACAAGGTATCAAAACAGTTTTCCAAAACTTAAACACTTaacccaaacaaaaataaaacacagaatctCTAAGCAGTGgatagaaaaatatcacaaaaaattaaagttgatttttttccatctgaaaggaaaaatacattttaaactgaacttaaaCAGCTGAGAGCGTTAAAATGTAGACGTGTGTGAAGAAGGGAAAGCAAAGACAGAACAGTAGGCACAATCCgtacaaaaataaagcaaaaagcaTGACTCCATATcctgaaaaaaatcataaatccgGACGTAAAAGGCACCAACCTATACAAGTTAAGAAATAACAGTCGGTGTTAGATAAGCCTGAATGCGCGATGTAACAAATCATACCAAGCCAGAATCAAGGAGTTAGGACAAAAACTACCCACAATCTCACTATAAATAAACTTAGAAATCTTGTTGAGTTATAAAGATTTTCAATGTTTACAAATACTGAAAAAGAGGCATGAAATCAAGCaattaataatgataaaaaacatagattaaaaatgtaaaactgaatCATAAAGCTATGCTATGAGTAATCAAATTACTCCCTGGTGTGCAAATGCTTTAGTAAAATGTAGCTCgaaaggaaacacattttgagtCCAAACGACTGAAGaatatgataaaaaatgaatttacgAATAAAATTCAACATTGGAGCAAATTTGAACTGTGTATAAAAAGAATATAATCTAAAATTAGAAATTTAaacttagaaaaacaacagcttcGCATGCCTTAATGTAGCCCACGTTATGAAAAACTAATATATCCTTGAACAAACAACATAATAATGCCCATGTTTGCTTTATATTAACTTTTAAAACCACTCATGGCTAGATATAAATAAGATGGACGTCAAATTGCAAACCAAATATGTTTATTCAAATTTCagcgagagaaaaaaaaagtcttttgatataaataaaaagaagcaaTAAACGGAAATCGAACACTTACATTTTCACTAGAAGTTTGAAAATTGCTAAGCTCTTCTTGGCGTTAAtttgacaaagagaaaaaagccTGGCATCACTTAATATAAAGCACATCACTCGCAATATAAtgtttatgtggaaaaaaaagactgcatagaaaataatgaaaaagaaaacgtaGAATGTCATACTTGCATTAGTTTTACTAACAGGCTTTTCTTATTTCAAACTTCAGGAAATTTCAGATTCATTCATGAGCAAAATTAAATTTGAAAGCAAGTGACTTTTTGAATTCAGGACCAAGGATAGCGTTAGTGAATGATGGCAAAGATTTCACCTTCAAAACCACAAAGCAAAGCTCTCTATTAACATTGTGTCATCACGTTGTCTTAAGTCAAAACCCAGTCCTTGCGCATGATCGACTAATTAACTTTCATTTAGCACTCAAcgctttttgtctttatttttaattgaataatTAAGGTTTTTGATTTGGTGGGTTAATTTTCGCAATAAAATCACGTATGGTTGGAACCCTATAGCGACTTTGAACAATTTATTTGATGATTTGTTTgcttgctttgttttatttttttatgtggtaATATGATGATGTAtctgaaccttttcttttttaaatgcaaagtatTTGGGGATTTTGAAATGGAAAATTTGCTATAAATTGGagcattattttttacttaaatttcagattaaaaataacattgatcatttttgtataaaaattgAAACTAAAATTGTAACTTCCCCAAGGGTTGTTTAGAAAACCAGTCAAATTTGTTTAGATAATTTTTGCATCAAGATTAGCAATACATGagttaaagtggaaaaaaaagagcaaatataTTAATGAGTTCCTACCTGGGACGAGGTAGTAGAATCATCAAAAGCTTCAAGAAAGTCTGTGGGACTTTTCCTCAGAGTCTGGTCAGCAGGCAGCGTGTTGTCATTGTAAGAGGACACAAACTTAAAGTCACTGGTTCTAGATCCTGTTGTCAGGTACGCGTCATAATTGTAAGCGCTGCGTAAAGTTCCTGTGCCGTCAACATCTGCATAATTAGGAGGCAGATAACCGCTGGGGATGGCAACTGCTCCATCAAACAACAGTCGTGGCTTTCTCCTGCGACAAAACCTCACAcccaagatgatgatgatgaaggtcaggaagaaggtggacacacaaaccagagcgATGATCAGATAGGAAGTCAGTTTGGAGTTCTTCTCATCATAAGAAATATCCTTCAGTTCTGGCACCTCAGCCAAGTTATCCGAGATCAGTAAATACATGGCACAGGTGGCAGACAGAGAGGGCTGTCCGTTATCTTTGACTGCCACAATCAGGTTCTGTTTCATGCTGTCAGATTGGGAAATGTCCCGCTGCGTCCTGATCTCTCCACTGTGCAGACCAATGGTGAAAAGTCCTGGATCAGTGGATTTGACTATATGATAGGACAGCCAGGCGTTCTGTCCAGAGTCGGCGTCCACCGCGATCACTTTGGACACCAGAGAGCCTCCATGTGCAGCTTTGGGGACCAGCTCAGTCATGAAGGAGCTGCCCTCTGGGGCGGGGTACAGAATTTGAGGAGAGTTGTCGTTCACATCTGAGAtgaacacactcacactcacgtTGCTGCTCAGTGGAGGAGAACCGTTGTCTCTGGCCATCACCTGCACTTGAAAACTCCTCAACTGTTCATGATCAAACGACCTGACAGCGTGGATCAGCCCCGTGTCTCCGTTCACAGAGACATAGGAGGACACCGGGGCTCCGTTCACCTCAGCAGCTAGCAGAGAATAAATCACTGTACCGTTTTGTCGCCAGTCGGGGTCTCGAGCGCTCACGGAACATAAAGTGGAGCCAGCCTGGTTGTTTTCACTCACATATGCGCTGTACGACTGTTCCTCAAACACAGGTGGGTTGTCGTTGATGTCAGCTACAGATAAGTGAACAGTTTTAGATGAGGACAGAGGTGGAGAGCCCTCATCAGTGGCACTGATGGTAATGTTGTAATCAGACACTAGTTCACGGTCCAGCTGTCCTGTGCTCACCACAGAATAATAGTTTTTGATAGATGGAACCAACTTAAAAGGAGCATTTTCTTGAATGGAACAGCGGACTTGTCCGTTCTTGTCAGAGTCTCTGTCCTGCACATTAATGATGCCCACCTCTGTACCAGGAGGGGCGTTCTCTGGGATGGAGCTGGACAGAGATTTTAAACTGATGATTGGAGAGTTATCATTCACATCTATTATATCTATAATTACTGTACAGTACGAAGTTAGACCTGGTCCATCTTTTGCTCTCACACGAAGTTCAATAGAACCTTCTTTTTCATAGTCCACTGCTCCCATGACTCGTATCTCTCCTGTTTTTTGTTCAAGTGAGAACAGAGAAATGTGGTCGTCGGACACGTGATCAAAGCTATATGTGACGTCACCGTTAGGTCCTTCGTCTGCATCTGTAGCGCTTACTTTAGTAACTAAAGTGCCGACATTAGAGTTTTCTGCCAGAGTGCATTTATAGATAGACTTACGGAATACAGGAGCGTTGTCGTTTGCGTCTAAAACAGTAACGTGAATAACCGCCGTCCCTGACTTCTGAGGATTCCCTCCATCTTTGGCAGTGAGAATAAATCTCACCTCCGCCTTTTGTTCTCGGTCTAATTCTTTGACTAACACTAATTCCGGCTGCTTACGACCACCCACCTCTGTATTGACGTgaattgtaaaatgttcattgtTCTGTAATTCATACCGCTGCACGGCGTTACTGCCGATATCTGCATCACGGGCTTCAGTCAGCAAGAATCTGGCTCCTTTAGCCGCCGATTCTCTCATTTCAAACGAAATCAAATTTTCACTGAACTCAGGGGCGTTGTCATTAATATCTTGCACTTGAATACTGATACGATGAAGCTCCAAAGGGTTTTCCAGAACAAGCTCCTCTTTTAAAATGCATGTCGCCTTTTTACCACAGAGACTTTCCCGATCCATTCTCTCCGCCACAATCAAATCCCCCGTCCTCAGATTAATTTCGCTGTACCTTTTATCATTCTTGTCTGCATCAATGCGGGCTTTGCGCAAAGAAAGACTTGCACTGCCCAGCCCGAGATCTCTGGCAATATTTCCGATCACGGAGCTGCGTTTCATTTCCTCTGCGATTGTGTAGCTGACATCTCCGTGCGCAAAATGcgcaaagataaaaaagaaaagataaaaacgaTGTATAAATAATCCTCTGTACAAAGTGTTCCACGAGGATTGCATTTCCATCCTTTCTTGATCACTTCTGTTCcaggttatttattttttcgagTAGATTATGCCAGCAACTGCTGCCTTTGTCCTTTGCGGAGCGTCAAAAGACAATAACGCCTAGTAAAGGAGACAAAATATTAACGACGGCATGAAGACCTCCTTGCTTTCTTGTTGGACAGTGACACCAAGAGTCCCTATGAGTTATAGCAACGTAGACTCAGATATATCTGAAAATTCCACTAAAAATGCCATGGTCTATTTTTCAATCAGCGATATGTCAATGACGGTTCTCAGCCATAATCCGCTATTTCTTCTTAACCTTTTTTGCATTCGTTTTCACAGACAAGTATCAGTTTTGGGGTATTTTTCTGGGTCAATTTCTCCTTAAAATCTTAGTTTTTAAAATACTGACTGGACGACCGTCATGCGAATACTGTAAATGTAGATTAAgcaaggatttttctttttgtattatgAAGTAAATATATTCAGTCGTAATGTTAAAGAACATTAAAGAACAGTGGGAATCATTAAAAATTCTTTAGGACAGACTTGTAA contains:
- the LOC111947996 gene encoding protocadherin beta-15-like; its protein translation is MLATIGFGAQIVALLLSFNLANGDLSYSVSEEMRSGSVIGNIAKDLGLEAGKLSDRKVRIDNDGSRKIYVAINLSNGDLIVASRIDREGLCGDKASCVLKEELMLENPLELHRINIRVQDINDNYPRFNKEFIKIEISESAGKGARFPIEEAHDADVGQYSVQTYNLQRNDNFILGVETNSVDLILNKELDREKIKEIDLLLTALDGGSPPKSGTVIIHVTVLDANDNVPVFSQSVYEARLPENSPIGAVVMRVSADDADEGLNGEVTYDFGHISEDTKSKFEINEKTGEIRLTATVDFESLSLFELRVTAKDGLGITSYAKVKIYITDINDNAPVILLKSLSSSIPENAPPGTEVGIINVQDRDSDKNGQVRCSIQGNAPFKLVPSIKNYYSVVSTGQLDRELVSDYNITISATDEGSPPLSSSKTVHLSVADINDNPPVFEEQSYSAYVSENNQAGSPLCSVSARDPDWRQNGTVIYSLLAAEVNGAPVSSYVSVNGDTGLIHAVRSFDYEQLRSFQVQVMARDNGSPPLSSNVSVSVFISDVNDNSPQILYPAPEGSSFMTELVPKAAHGGSLVSKVIAVDADSGQNAWLSYHIVKSTDPGLFTIGLHSGEIRTQRDISQSDSMKQNLIVAVKDNGQPSLSATCAMYLLISDNLAEVPELKDISYDEKNSKLTSYLIIALVCVSTFFLTFIIIILGVRFCQRRKPRLLFDGAVAIPSGYLPPNYADVDGTGTLRSAYNYDAYLTTGSRTSDFKFVSSYNDNTLPADQTLKKSPTDFDDVFGDDDKSSEVCYVAFCLSKGNSVHGGFFFVCPFFFVLQFYFVLR